In a genomic window of Streptomyces katrae:
- a CDS encoding dihydrodipicolinate reductase, whose amino-acid sequence MIPTVVWGTGNVGRAAIRAVEAHPALELTAVIVHNPAKVGRDAGELAGLDRRLGVAATDDIAAVLAARPAAVVYAASGDVRPDDALADITRAVAAGAAVVSPALYPLYDHRSAPPEFRDPVLAAVAEGGGSLFASGVDPGWGNDVLPLLLSGLGTTVDAIRCQEIFDYSTYDQPDSVRYLVGMGQPMDYQPMMLMPSVPTMVWGGQIRMMARALGVELEDIRETCDRRALDTTVTTPTMGEFEAGTQGAIRFEVQGIVGGEPRLVIEHVTRIHASCAPDWPAPPDGGAGAHRVVIEGRPRIEVTVEATDEGENRSAGGNATAVGRLVGAIDWLVEAEPGLYDALDVPLRPAVGKLGRKQP is encoded by the coding sequence ATGATTCCCACGGTGGTCTGGGGCACGGGCAACGTAGGACGTGCGGCGATCCGCGCCGTCGAGGCCCACCCGGCGCTCGAACTCACGGCAGTGATCGTCCACAACCCCGCCAAGGTCGGCCGCGACGCGGGCGAACTCGCCGGCCTCGACCGCAGGCTGGGGGTGGCGGCGACCGACGACATCGCGGCGGTGCTCGCCGCCCGCCCGGCCGCCGTCGTCTACGCGGCCTCCGGCGACGTCCGCCCCGACGACGCCCTCGCCGACATCACCCGGGCCGTCGCCGCCGGCGCGGCCGTCGTCAGCCCCGCCCTCTACCCGCTCTACGACCACCGCAGCGCCCCGCCGGAGTTCCGCGACCCGGTGCTCGCGGCGGTAGCCGAGGGCGGCGGCTCCCTCTTCGCCTCCGGTGTCGACCCCGGCTGGGGCAACGACGTGCTCCCGCTCCTGCTGAGCGGCCTGGGCACCACGGTGGACGCGATCCGCTGCCAGGAGATCTTCGACTACTCCACCTACGACCAGCCCGACTCCGTCCGCTACCTCGTCGGCATGGGCCAGCCCATGGACTACCAGCCGATGATGCTGATGCCCTCCGTGCCGACGATGGTGTGGGGAGGGCAGATCCGGATGATGGCCCGCGCCCTCGGCGTCGAACTAGAGGACATCCGCGAGACCTGCGACCGGCGCGCCCTCGACACCACCGTCACCACCCCCACCATGGGCGAGTTCGAGGCCGGCACCCAGGGCGCCATCCGCTTCGAGGTCCAGGGCATCGTCGGGGGCGAACCCCGGCTCGTCATCGAACACGTCACCCGCATCCACGCCTCCTGCGCCCCCGACTGGCCCGCCCCGCCCGACGGCGGCGCCGGCGCCCACCGCGTCGTGATCGAGGGCCGCCCCCGCATCGAGGTCACCGTCGAGGCCACCGACGAGGGCGAGAACCGTTCGGCGGGGGGCAACGCCACCGCCGTCGGACGGCTGGTCGGCGCCATCGACTGGCTGGTGGAAGCGGAACCCGGGCTCTACGACGCCCTCGACGTCCCGCTGCGCCCCGCAGTCGGCAAACTCGGAAGGAAACAGCCATGA
- a CDS encoding MarR family winged helix-turn-helix transcriptional regulator, with the protein MALSPGESPGFLLWHATLRWQREVSAALTPLDLTHVQFVLLACAWWLNGQGEHPNQLTLARQAGTDVKMTSQVLRALEQKGLVEREVDPADTRAKRLRVTAAGAELAPRAVAAVEEADAHFFRTVPLDDAMPLLRRLARPQE; encoded by the coding sequence ATGGCCCTCAGCCCCGGCGAGAGCCCCGGGTTCCTGCTCTGGCACGCCACCCTGCGCTGGCAGCGGGAGGTCTCCGCGGCACTGACCCCGCTGGACCTCACGCACGTGCAGTTCGTGCTCCTCGCCTGCGCGTGGTGGCTCAACGGCCAGGGCGAGCACCCCAACCAGCTCACCCTGGCCCGCCAGGCCGGCACCGACGTCAAGATGACCTCCCAGGTGCTGCGCGCCCTGGAGCAGAAGGGCCTCGTCGAGCGCGAGGTCGACCCGGCCGACACCCGCGCGAAGCGCCTGCGCGTCACCGCCGCCGGGGCCGAGCTGGCGCCCCGGGCCGTGGCCGCCGTGGAGGAGGCCGACGCGCACTTCTTCCGCACGGTCCCCCTCGACGACGCGATGCCCCTGCTCAGGCGGCTGGCCCGGCCGCAGGAGTGA
- a CDS encoding VOC family protein, translating into MSVQLNHTIVHSRDNRESAEFLAHILGLEVGPEWGPFIPVETGNGVTLDFATIPAESITPQHYAFLISEEEFDSAFEKIRAAGVEYFADPHRKHPGEINHNDGGRGVYFLDPVGHAMEIITRPYGG; encoded by the coding sequence ATGTCCGTCCAGTTGAACCACACGATCGTCCACTCCCGTGACAACCGGGAGTCCGCCGAATTCCTGGCGCACATCCTCGGTCTCGAAGTGGGCCCGGAGTGGGGACCGTTCATCCCCGTGGAGACCGGGAACGGCGTGACCTTGGACTTCGCGACGATCCCCGCCGAGTCCATCACCCCGCAGCACTACGCCTTCCTCATCTCGGAGGAGGAGTTCGACTCCGCCTTCGAGAAGATCCGGGCGGCCGGCGTCGAGTACTTCGCCGATCCGCACCGCAAGCACCCGGGCGAGATCAACCACAACGACGGCGGGCGCGGGGTCTACTTCCTGGACCCCGTCGGACACGCCATGGAGATCATCACCCGCCCGTACGGCGGCTGA
- a CDS encoding polysaccharide lyase 8 family protein, with protein MREVWRGLVLGGGFSEAAEPFRSRLAELGAEAGRWAATMAPAPGPLWPDQRFASDPEAMVGSCRRLRAMAEAQVRPGTGLTGDPALLRTVLDGVERLHAQVYHAGREPFGNWWCWQIGAPQALLDVCVLLYGKLPEGLRTGLCAAVDHFVPDSAVAVYGGTSTGANRVDLCRVLALRGAVGDGSAKVALARDALGPVFPYVTAGDGLYRDGSFVQHLSVAYTGTYGAVFLEGLGLLFALLKGTPWQITDPGRQLVFDGVERGWAPFLFNGLVMDSVSGRAVSRGLAASDVRAVQQDDHTRGHAVLAALLLLAEGAGGGERARWRGLVKGWAARAHHSPPLADRTLGLAALSRLAALEADRSVAPLPEPVGHRLFASMDRATHRRPGWAASLSMASRRIAHYETGNGENLRGWHTGSGMLCWWGSTFGNDQYSDAFWPTVDPYRLPGTTVARRVLADGAGGPWGQARPDTAWAGGSSDGEFASVGQHLRGLGSTLEARKSWFFLADAVVCLGAGIRASDGVPVESVVDNRNLGAAGTHRLTVGGRAQPPDLGWSAEFASPDWAHVAGFGGYVLQGPGTFRALRQARTGRWRDVNLGGSAAGLTRRYLTLWYDHGTDPVDAGYVYQLLPGASAARTAARAAMPRWPVVLANSAQAQGVAVGPLGFTGVNFWRAGAAGPLEASAPCSVTVRERADGTAGVYIADPAREAGELELVWDRPVSAVLSGPPGLVSAGTGTRLRLRFGDLKATAGVSHEVVVRLR; from the coding sequence ATGCGTGAGGTCTGGCGCGGACTGGTGCTGGGCGGCGGGTTCTCCGAGGCCGCCGAGCCGTTCCGCTCGCGGCTGGCCGAGCTCGGTGCGGAAGCGGGCCGGTGGGCCGCCACGATGGCTCCGGCGCCCGGTCCGCTCTGGCCGGACCAGCGGTTCGCCTCGGATCCCGAGGCGATGGTGGGCAGCTGCCGCCGGCTGCGGGCCATGGCGGAGGCCCAGGTACGGCCGGGCACCGGGCTCACCGGGGACCCGGCGCTGCTGCGGACCGTGCTGGACGGCGTGGAGCGGTTGCACGCGCAGGTCTACCACGCGGGCCGGGAGCCGTTCGGCAACTGGTGGTGCTGGCAGATCGGCGCACCGCAGGCGCTGCTGGACGTCTGCGTCCTGCTGTACGGGAAGCTGCCGGAGGGCCTGCGGACCGGGCTCTGTGCGGCGGTGGACCATTTCGTCCCGGACTCGGCGGTGGCCGTGTACGGCGGGACGAGTACGGGCGCCAACCGGGTCGACCTGTGCCGGGTGCTGGCTCTGCGCGGTGCCGTGGGCGACGGTTCCGCGAAGGTCGCCCTGGCCCGGGACGCGCTCGGGCCGGTCTTCCCGTACGTCACCGCCGGGGACGGGCTCTACCGGGACGGGTCCTTCGTGCAGCACCTGTCGGTCGCGTACACCGGGACGTACGGAGCGGTGTTCCTGGAGGGGCTCGGCCTGCTGTTCGCGCTGCTGAAGGGGACTCCGTGGCAGATCACCGATCCCGGGCGGCAGTTGGTCTTCGATGGCGTGGAGCGGGGCTGGGCGCCCTTCCTGTTCAACGGCCTGGTCATGGACTCGGTGTCGGGGCGGGCGGTCAGCCGGGGGCTCGCCGCCTCGGACGTGCGGGCGGTCCAGCAGGACGACCACACCCGTGGCCATGCGGTGCTGGCCGCGCTCCTGCTCCTCGCCGAAGGGGCCGGCGGCGGCGAGCGGGCCCGTTGGCGCGGCCTGGTCAAGGGCTGGGCGGCGCGGGCGCACCACAGCCCTCCCCTGGCCGACCGGACGCTGGGGCTCGCCGCCCTGTCCCGGCTGGCCGCGCTCGAAGCCGACCGTTCGGTGGCGCCGCTGCCCGAGCCGGTGGGGCACCGGCTGTTCGCCTCGATGGACCGGGCCACCCATCGGAGACCGGGCTGGGCCGCCTCGCTGTCCATGGCGTCGCGCCGCATCGCCCACTACGAGACGGGCAACGGCGAGAACCTCCGGGGCTGGCACACCGGCAGCGGGATGCTCTGCTGGTGGGGGTCCACGTTCGGCAACGACCAGTACTCGGACGCGTTCTGGCCCACGGTGGACCCGTACCGGCTGCCGGGCACCACCGTGGCACGCAGGGTGCTGGCCGACGGGGCGGGCGGTCCCTGGGGTCAGGCGCGGCCGGACACGGCGTGGGCGGGCGGGTCGAGCGACGGGGAGTTCGCGTCGGTGGGCCAGCACCTGCGCGGTCTGGGGAGCACCCTGGAGGCCCGTAAGTCCTGGTTCTTCCTCGCCGACGCGGTGGTCTGCCTGGGGGCGGGGATCCGCGCCTCGGACGGGGTCCCGGTGGAGTCGGTGGTGGACAACCGCAACCTCGGTGCGGCCGGGACGCACAGGCTGACGGTCGGCGGCCGTGCGCAGCCGCCGGACCTGGGATGGTCGGCGGAGTTCGCTTCCCCCGACTGGGCGCATGTGGCGGGATTCGGCGGGTACGTCCTCCAGGGCCCGGGCACCTTCAGGGCCCTGAGGCAGGCGCGCACCGGCAGGTGGCGCGACGTGAACCTGGGCGGGTCAGCCGCCGGGCTCACCCGGCGCTACCTCACCCTCTGGTACGACCACGGCACGGACCCGGTGGACGCGGGATACGTGTACCAGCTGCTCCCCGGGGCGTCGGCGGCCCGGACCGCGGCGCGGGCGGCGATGCCGCGATGGCCCGTCGTGCTCGCCAACAGCGCGCAGGCGCAGGGAGTGGCCGTCGGCCCGCTCGGTTTCACGGGGGTCAACTTCTGGCGGGCCGGGGCGGCCGGTCCGCTGGAGGCCAGCGCCCCGTGTTCGGTCACGGTACGGGAGCGGGCCGACGGGACGGCCGGGGTGTACATCGCGGATCCGGCCCGGGAGGCCGGGGAGCTGGAGCTGGTGTGGGACCGGCCCGTCTCGGCGGTGCTGTCCGGGCCGCCGGGCCTGGTCTCGGCGGGGACGGGGACGCGGCTGCGGCTCCGCTTCGGGGACCTCAAGGCCACGGCGGGGGTGAGTCATGAGGTGGTGGTGCGGCTGCGGTGA
- a CDS encoding serpin family protein → MSMKNSTVRAVNRLTARWAEAHGGDAGTVFTAAGVWPLLAPLADGAAGPARTELAEALGMPAERAAGAARELLAALDGVRGLRAATGLWTRADLPLEAAWLERLAPGGHGTLSGDAAAGHKALDAWADRRTGGMVKHMPVTLTEGPHGTKLVLASALTLKTKWIRPFLEWPGKAAEGPWAGLPLRMLYRSTALLERAAVAQGPKGAVTLLEVVGDTGVDVHLVLGEPGAGTGGVLTTGIEAVTGARPLTPASLLPEGRPGPGLTIARELALTPEPRLVVETPAFEVRAEHDLLERARLFGLEQARDDSRGHFPGVSSEPLAIGSARQSAVARFQAEGFEAAAVTAVAAAPGCAAPPRLRYRTRRAEVRFDRPFGFLAVHRTSRLVLAAGWVTDPLPYARPAEKSLEEKLREEAEAWAEEEVWAEGEARAGGE, encoded by the coding sequence ATGAGCATGAAGAACTCGACGGTACGGGCGGTCAACCGGCTCACGGCGCGCTGGGCCGAAGCCCACGGAGGTGACGCCGGTACGGTCTTCACCGCGGCCGGGGTCTGGCCGCTGCTCGCCCCGCTCGCGGACGGGGCGGCGGGCCCGGCCCGGACAGAGCTGGCGGAGGCCCTGGGCATGCCCGCCGAGCGGGCGGCCGGGGCCGCGCGGGAGCTGCTGGCCGCGCTGGACGGCGTACGGGGGCTGCGAGCGGCGACGGGCCTGTGGACCCGGGCGGACCTGCCGCTGGAGGCCGCCTGGCTGGAGCGGCTGGCGCCGGGCGGCCACGGCACCCTCAGCGGCGACGCGGCGGCCGGCCACAAGGCACTGGACGCGTGGGCCGACCGGCGGACGGGCGGGATGGTCAAGCACATGCCGGTCACGCTGACCGAAGGGCCGCACGGCACGAAGCTGGTGCTGGCTTCGGCCCTCACCCTGAAGACGAAGTGGATCCGGCCGTTCCTGGAATGGCCCGGCAAGGCGGCCGAAGGCCCCTGGGCCGGGCTGCCCCTGCGGATGCTGTACCGCAGCACGGCCCTGCTCGAACGGGCCGCGGTGGCGCAGGGACCCAAGGGGGCGGTGACCCTGCTGGAGGTGGTCGGGGACACGGGCGTGGACGTCCACCTGGTGCTGGGCGAACCCGGCGCCGGGACCGGCGGGGTCCTCACCACCGGCATCGAGGCCGTCACCGGCGCCCGCCCGCTCACCCCCGCGAGCCTGCTCCCGGAGGGCCGCCCCGGTCCCGGCCTCACCATCGCCCGGGAGCTCGCGCTGACGCCCGAGCCCCGGCTCGTGGTCGAGACCCCCGCTTTCGAGGTACGGGCCGAGCACGACCTCCTGGAGCGGGCCCGGCTGTTCGGCCTGGAGCAGGCGCGCGACGACAGCCGCGGCCACTTCCCCGGGGTGAGCTCCGAGCCCCTGGCCATCGGTTCGGCCCGGCAGTCGGCGGTGGCGCGGTTCCAGGCGGAGGGCTTCGAGGCCGCCGCAGTCACGGCCGTCGCCGCGGCGCCGGGCTGCGCGGCGCCCCCTCGGCTGCGCTACCGCACCCGCCGGGCCGAGGTCCGCTTCGACCGCCCCTTCGGCTTCCTGGCCGTGCACCGCACCTCGCGGCTGGTCCTGGCGGCGGGCTGGGTCACCGATCCGCTCCCGTACGCGCGGCCGGCGGAGAAGAGCCTGGAGGAGAAGCTGCGGGAGGAAGCGGAGGCCTGGGCGGAAGAGGAGGTGTGGGCGGAAGGGGAGGCCCGGGCGGGAGGGGAGTAG
- a CDS encoding bifunctional 4-hydroxy-2-oxoglutarate aldolase/2-dehydro-3-deoxy-phosphogluconate aldolase, which translates to MSLRPYEVIAAQRLLPVLRSGGADEAVRTTRTLLAAGCRAVELTTSIPGWPGAVARAAALRDALGRPALIGVGTVTTAADAEAALDAGAGFLVSPYPAPEVRETAARRGAAFVEGGYTPGEIAAAVRRSGAAKVFPAHVGGPEFLRSLRAVLPGALLIPTGGIAPGEVRTWLAAGATAVGIGGGLPTDPAELAALFASLAAYPAGPGARRASAHAASRAVPPEGASVLSGGPAGPGAELSVPVEGPAGPGGEG; encoded by the coding sequence GTGTCCCTGCGTCCGTACGAAGTCATAGCCGCCCAGCGCCTGCTCCCGGTGCTGCGCAGCGGCGGCGCCGACGAGGCCGTCCGCACCACGCGGACCCTGCTCGCCGCCGGCTGTCGCGCCGTGGAGCTCACCACCTCCATACCCGGCTGGCCCGGGGCCGTCGCCCGCGCCGCCGCCCTCCGCGACGCGCTGGGCCGCCCGGCGCTCATCGGCGTGGGCACCGTCACCACCGCGGCCGACGCCGAGGCGGCCCTCGACGCCGGGGCGGGCTTCCTGGTCTCCCCGTACCCCGCCCCCGAGGTCCGCGAGACCGCCGCGCGGCGCGGGGCGGCCTTCGTGGAGGGCGGCTACACCCCCGGCGAGATCGCCGCCGCCGTCCGCCGCTCGGGCGCCGCGAAGGTCTTCCCGGCCCACGTGGGAGGCCCGGAGTTCCTCCGCTCCCTGCGCGCCGTCCTCCCCGGCGCCCTGCTGATCCCGACCGGCGGCATCGCACCGGGCGAGGTCCGCACCTGGCTCGCGGCGGGCGCGACGGCCGTCGGCATCGGCGGCGGCCTGCCGACGGACCCGGCCGAACTGGCGGCCCTGTTCGCCTCCCTGGCGGCGTACCCGGCCGGGCCGGGCGCCCGGCGGGCCTCCGCGCACGCTGCCAGCCGGGCCGTACCGCCCGAGGGGGCCTCCGTACTGTCCGGGGGACCGGCCGGGCCGGGCGCGGAGCTGTCCGTTCCGGTCGAGGGGCCGGCCGGCCCGGGCGGGGAAGGGTAG
- a CDS encoding N,N-dimethylformamidase beta subunit family domain-containing protein, with product MDQEHIPGGAGGAGRRRFLAIATGAATAAGLGSAAGCANGESGATLKGKSAGKPSPATSGGPAGFDVKAENARPGHADWRVTKAGSARAIEGFTDKVSVLPGESFGLHVSTTAPRFTVSAYRMGWYGGARARLVWRSEALPGVRQPEHTVEAGTRMVRTRWPRTATVDTKGWPEGCYLLRLDAQGGEGQRFVPVTVRSAAAAGRTVIVNAVATWQAYNRWGGYGSYDGPSGAYASRSLSVTFDRPYDYDDGAGLFLVYEAPLVALAERLGIPLAYATTTDVARERRLLEGAAAVLSPGHDEYWSPEQRAHVTAARDAGSNIAILGANCCFRRIRLEPSELGPDRTVVCYKSSYEQDPGFKRGHPATVDFRSAPGADPESSLLGVIYDGYPVDAPYVVTNPGHWLFEGTGVKAGDSFAHLVGVEYDKVDTGFPTPRPIEILAHSPVVCEGRPSHQDTAYYTVPSGAGVFATGTMRWVEALDATGDGRNGANHGLDARSGALTTRVTENLLRAFAAGPAGRTHPAQDNVKAVYGGS from the coding sequence ATGGATCAGGAGCACATACCCGGGGGCGCCGGGGGCGCGGGCAGGCGGCGGTTCCTCGCCATCGCGACGGGCGCGGCCACCGCCGCCGGCCTCGGCTCGGCCGCCGGCTGCGCGAACGGCGAGAGCGGGGCCACGCTGAAGGGCAAGAGTGCGGGCAAGCCGTCGCCGGCAACATCCGGCGGTCCGGCCGGTTTCGACGTCAAGGCGGAGAACGCCCGGCCCGGCCACGCCGACTGGCGCGTGACCAAGGCCGGATCCGCGCGCGCCATCGAGGGCTTCACGGACAAGGTGAGCGTGCTTCCCGGTGAGTCGTTCGGTCTGCACGTGTCCACCACCGCCCCGCGGTTCACAGTCTCCGCCTACCGGATGGGCTGGTACGGCGGGGCCCGCGCCCGGCTGGTGTGGCGTTCCGAGGCCCTGCCCGGGGTCCGCCAGCCGGAGCACACGGTGGAGGCGGGCACCCGTATGGTCCGCACCCGGTGGCCGCGCACCGCCACGGTGGACACCAAGGGCTGGCCGGAGGGCTGCTACCTGCTGCGGCTGGACGCACAGGGCGGCGAGGGGCAGCGGTTCGTTCCGGTGACCGTCCGCTCGGCGGCCGCCGCGGGCCGGACGGTGATCGTCAACGCGGTGGCGACCTGGCAGGCGTACAACCGCTGGGGCGGCTACGGCAGCTACGATGGGCCGAGCGGCGCATACGCCTCGCGTTCGCTGTCCGTGACCTTCGACCGGCCCTACGACTACGACGACGGGGCGGGGCTGTTCCTCGTCTACGAGGCCCCGCTGGTCGCGCTCGCCGAGCGGCTCGGGATACCCCTCGCGTACGCCACGACCACCGATGTGGCACGCGAGCGGCGCCTGCTGGAAGGGGCGGCGGCCGTGCTGTCGCCGGGCCACGACGAGTACTGGTCGCCGGAGCAGCGCGCGCACGTCACCGCGGCCCGGGACGCGGGCAGCAACATCGCGATACTGGGCGCCAACTGCTGCTTCCGGCGCATCCGGCTGGAGCCCTCCGAGCTGGGCCCGGACCGTACGGTGGTCTGCTACAAGTCCTCGTACGAGCAGGACCCCGGCTTCAAGCGGGGGCATCCCGCGACCGTCGACTTCCGCTCCGCGCCGGGGGCCGACCCGGAGAGCTCGCTGCTCGGGGTGATCTACGACGGCTACCCGGTGGACGCCCCGTACGTGGTCACGAACCCGGGCCACTGGCTCTTCGAGGGGACGGGCGTGAAGGCCGGCGACAGCTTCGCGCACCTGGTCGGCGTGGAGTACGACAAGGTCGACACGGGCTTTCCGACACCGCGCCCGATCGAGATACTGGCCCACTCGCCGGTGGTGTGCGAGGGCCGGCCGAGCCATCAGGACACGGCCTACTACACCGTGCCGAGCGGGGCGGGAGTCTTCGCCACCGGCACGATGCGCTGGGTCGAGGCCCTGGACGCGACCGGTGACGGCCGCAACGGCGCCAACCACGGCCTGGACGCCCGTTCCGGCGCGCTGACCACCCGGGTGACGGAGAACCTGCTGCGCGCCTTCGCCGCCGGCCCGGCCGGGCGGACGCACCCGGCGCAGGACAACGTCAAGGCGGTGTACGGGGGTTCCTGA
- a CDS encoding carboxymuconolactone decarboxylase family protein produces the protein MRIDVPDGQHPIEYVWGDLVPGIGMAAANFSLSVYAHTTLGLREFEAARLRIAQINGCVFCLDWRTDRDGEKVEEDFAVAVTEWRTTKAFDDRTRLAAEYAERYALDHHNLDEEFWERMTAHYSQVEIVELSMSIGSWLAFGRLNHVLGLDSVCVLPGS, from the coding sequence ATGAGGATCGACGTCCCCGACGGCCAGCACCCCATCGAGTACGTATGGGGCGACCTGGTCCCCGGCATCGGCATGGCGGCCGCCAACTTCTCCCTGTCCGTCTACGCCCACACCACCCTGGGCCTGCGCGAGTTCGAGGCGGCGCGGCTGCGCATCGCGCAGATCAACGGATGCGTCTTCTGCCTGGACTGGCGCACCGACCGGGACGGCGAGAAGGTCGAGGAGGACTTCGCCGTCGCGGTGACCGAATGGCGCACCACCAAGGCCTTCGACGACCGCACCCGGCTGGCCGCCGAATACGCCGAGCGCTACGCCCTGGACCACCACAACCTCGACGAGGAGTTCTGGGAGCGGATGACGGCGCACTACAGCCAGGTGGAGATCGTGGAGCTCAGCATGAGCATCGGCTCCTGGCTCGCCTTCGGCCGGCTCAACCACGTCCTGGGCCTCGACAGCGTCTGTGTGCTGCCGGGCAGCTGA
- a CDS encoding GMC oxidoreductase, with translation MRDKSLHSKVSTGVSRRGFIAGTGSLLGAMALAVNTTPARANPATGSAFAPAPIASGAHVPALVIGTGYGGSVAALRLAQAGVDVHMIEMGMAWDTPGTDGKIFANTTRPDYRSFWLRTRTKAPLSNFLGFPIDKDVPKYTGILDAEEMGGITVYQGRGVGGGSLVNGGMAVTPKRQNFAAILPTVDADEMYSTYYPRANAGLGVGLIDPDWFETVDCYQFARVGRKHAQRSGFPFVFVPDVYDWDYMKQEVAGTVPKSAVDGEILYGNNAGKKSLQKTYLAAARATGKVAISPLHRVTTVSPSDGGGYTVAMEELNTTGDVVAVKTVTADRVFFAAGSVGTSKLLVRLKATGALPLLNDEIGKGWGDNGNVMCGRANHMWDPTGKVQASIPCGGIDNWDAGGAFAEVAPLPTGIETYASFYLSITKNPNRAQFSWNAATGKVELNWQTAWKQPSIDMAKTIFDKINAKEGTIYRSDLFGTNKVWGDHLTYHPLGGAVLGKATDNYGRLHGHPGLYVIDGALIPGNTSVNPFVTITALAERNIEKIIATDL, from the coding sequence ATGCGTGACAAATCCCTGCACAGCAAGGTATCCACGGGCGTATCGCGACGCGGATTCATCGCTGGAACCGGTTCTCTTCTGGGAGCCATGGCCCTCGCGGTCAACACCACCCCGGCCCGCGCCAATCCCGCCACCGGCTCCGCCTTCGCCCCCGCTCCCATCGCGTCCGGGGCCCATGTCCCGGCCCTCGTCATCGGCACCGGCTACGGCGGCTCCGTGGCCGCGCTGCGGCTCGCCCAGGCCGGTGTCGACGTGCACATGATCGAGATGGGCATGGCCTGGGACACCCCCGGCACCGACGGCAAGATCTTCGCCAACACCACCAGGCCCGACTACCGCTCCTTCTGGCTGCGCACCCGCACCAAGGCACCCCTGAGCAACTTCCTCGGCTTCCCCATCGACAAGGACGTCCCCAAGTACACGGGCATCCTCGACGCCGAGGAGATGGGCGGGATCACCGTCTACCAGGGCCGCGGCGTCGGCGGCGGCTCGCTCGTCAACGGCGGCATGGCGGTGACCCCCAAGCGGCAGAACTTCGCCGCCATCCTCCCCACGGTGGACGCCGACGAGATGTACTCCACCTACTACCCGCGGGCCAACGCCGGCCTCGGGGTGGGCCTCATCGACCCCGACTGGTTCGAGACGGTGGACTGTTACCAGTTCGCCCGCGTCGGCCGCAAGCACGCCCAGCGCTCCGGCTTCCCCTTCGTCTTCGTGCCGGACGTCTACGACTGGGACTACATGAAGCAGGAGGTGGCCGGCACCGTCCCCAAGTCCGCCGTGGACGGGGAGATCCTCTACGGCAACAACGCCGGCAAGAAGTCCCTCCAGAAGACCTACCTCGCCGCCGCCCGGGCGACCGGCAAGGTGGCCATCTCCCCCCTGCACCGGGTCACCACCGTCTCCCCCTCGGACGGTGGCGGCTACACGGTCGCCATGGAGGAGCTGAACACCACCGGCGACGTCGTCGCCGTCAAGACCGTCACCGCCGACCGGGTCTTCTTCGCCGCCGGCAGCGTCGGCACCAGCAAGCTCCTGGTCCGCCTGAAGGCCACCGGAGCCCTGCCGCTGCTCAACGACGAGATCGGCAAGGGCTGGGGCGACAACGGCAACGTCATGTGCGGCCGGGCGAACCACATGTGGGACCCGACCGGCAAGGTCCAGGCGTCCATCCCCTGCGGGGGCATCGACAACTGGGACGCGGGCGGCGCCTTCGCCGAGGTGGCCCCGCTGCCGACCGGCATCGAGACGTACGCCTCGTTCTACCTGTCCATCACCAAGAACCCCAACCGCGCCCAGTTCTCCTGGAACGCGGCGACGGGCAAGGTCGAGCTGAACTGGCAGACGGCCTGGAAGCAGCCGTCCATCGACATGGCGAAGACCATCTTCGACAAGATCAACGCGAAGGAGGGGACGATCTACCGCAGCGACCTCTTCGGCACCAACAAGGTCTGGGGCGACCACCTCACGTACCACCCGCTCGGCGGTGCGGTACTGGGCAAGGCCACCGACAACTACGGCCGCCTGCACGGCCACCCGGGCCTGTACGTCATCGACGGAGCGCTGATCCCCGGCAACACCAGCGTCAACCCGTTCGTGACGATCACGGCCCTGGCCGAGCGGAACATCGAGAAGATCATCGCCACGGACCTCTGA
- a CDS encoding SRPBCC family protein — MWTYEHTIETAATPAAIWRLWADVEHWGDWNPGIERIEIDGPFAAGARITMTPPGEDPVPLVVAEAVRDELFVDEARFDGLLLRTVHRIDPAGDGLVRITYRMEISGPGAEEAGPAIGPGITADWPETLAALAKSAAR, encoded by the coding sequence ATGTGGACGTACGAGCACACCATCGAGACCGCCGCCACCCCCGCCGCGATCTGGCGCCTGTGGGCCGACGTCGAGCACTGGGGTGACTGGAACCCCGGAATCGAGCGGATCGAGATCGACGGCCCGTTCGCGGCCGGCGCCCGCATCACGATGACCCCGCCCGGCGAGGACCCGGTGCCGCTGGTCGTCGCCGAGGCCGTCCGGGACGAGCTCTTCGTCGACGAGGCCCGGTTCGACGGGCTGCTGCTGCGCACGGTGCACCGGATCGACCCCGCCGGGGACGGCCTGGTCCGCATCACCTACCGGATGGAGATCTCCGGCCCCGGCGCCGAGGAGGCCGGACCCGCGATCGGCCCCGGCATCACCGCCGACTGGCCCGAGACCCTGGCCGCGCTGGCGAAGTCGGCGGCGCGCTGA